A genome region from Triticum aestivum cultivar Chinese Spring chromosome 2B, IWGSC CS RefSeq v2.1, whole genome shotgun sequence includes the following:
- the LOC123039077 gene encoding receptor like protein kinase S.2 — protein MYSISISRLPCDQKEAMFLGELQLRHPCLVRMIGYCCEEEHRLLVYELMDHGSLDDYFFKPFYRPVLPWSTRLSIVLATAKGLVSLHGAEKPLICGEFNASDILLDSDNNAKISLSGLRLDTRASDGSVTTTRSRLGTPRGSAPEYVMSGSLTPKCDVYSFGVVLLEILITGMKWVDMKRPIKEERNLLEYARPNLEDPVKLAGIMDKALKGIYPVAAAHKAALVTYKCLHVKPEERPDMSDVVKALDLLTDAAIKEDQLPVPAPVSPNSNMHRFTFAELSAATGGFASGNKIGSGSFGTVYRGSLEDGFRPGLPAQPVAVKRVRADDYHSEEHLKDSIFLGELQPRQPSLVKMIGYCYEGLHRLLVYELMGHGSLANYLSSDIRVVLSWSTRLSIALATAKGLLSLHGEEKPLISVKFNASNILLDSYNNVKLSDLWFARKYGKGDDPNVYTLITSGYGSAPEYVMSGDFTKKSDVYCFRVVLLEILTGQRLAWLACASEQNLRNLRPRLRDPLKLGRVMMLAWSRIGAFTQAPGTCWLLWRRLICLLVSPSRTRSKLTSKKAYYYYYQDEEISGGKCKANWKLVTSPVDRGGLGIPDMVRFARAVRLRWLWLAWKHPDRPWVGTGSPCDDKDRELFAAETRVDIGNGRRATFWNCTWLGDQPLKLQFPLLFANSSRKNRSVAEALQGDRWILDLRRSNAMEIIPQLVSLRRSIREANLTLWEEVEDEISWRAGAQYSAKSAYDAQFDGQPRGALQQLIWKVWAPGKIKFLMWLLHHDRLWCNDRLQRRGWKNGYFCQLCLRNLESSAHLLWDCPTSQLIWARAAAWRGCGALSPVTWDGCKTTTEVVTAIVSASSPSNRRASKSMLALVAWNIWQERNSCTFRKKEACVDDVISACRREIDQWRLAGAKGLEPPFGDIT, from the exons CTTTTTATCGTCCCGTGCTGCCATGGTCAACCAGACTAAGCATCGTCTTAGCTACGGCGAAAGGGCTGGTGTCCCTCCACGGCGCGGAGAAGCCATTGATCTGCGGCGAATTCAATGCCTCCGACATCCTACTGGACTCG GATAACAATGCCAAGATCTCGCTCTCGGGCCTGAGGCTTGACACGAGAGCGAGCGACGGCTCGGTCACCACCACGCGCTCGCGCCTTGGAACACCGCGCGGCAGCGCACCGGAGTACGTCATGTCCGGCAGTCTCACCCCGAAAtgcgacgtgtacagcttcggggTGGTGTTGTTGGAGATTCTGATCACAGGGATGAAGTGGGTAGACATGAAAAGACCCATCAAGGAGGAGCGGAACCTGTTGGAGTACGCGCGGCCGAATCTCGAAGACCCGGTTAAACTGGCAGGGATCATGGATAAAGCATTGAAGGGCATCTACCCAGTGGCAGCCGCACACAAGGCTGCCCTGGTCACATACAAGTGTCTCCATGTCAAACCCGAGGAGAGGCCAGACATGTCGGACGTCGTGAAGGCGCTGGATCTGCTTACCGACGCCGCCATCAAGGAGGATCAGTTGCCGGTGCCGGCGCCTGTGTCGCCCAACTCCAACATGCACAGGTTCACCTTTGCGGAGCTGAGCGCCGCGACCGGAGGGTTCGCCTCAGGAAACAAAATCGGCAGCGGCAGTTTCGGGACGGTGTACAGGGGATCCCTCGAGGACGGCTTCCGGCCGGGGCTCCCGGCGCAGCCAGTCGCCGTCAAGAGAGTCCGTGCTGACGACTACCACTCCGAGGAACATCTG AAAGATTCGATATTCCTGGGGGAGCTGCAGCCGCGGCAGCCGAGCCTGGTGAAGATGATCGGCTACTGCTACGAGGGGCTGCACAGGCTTCTCGTCTACGAGCTAATGGGCCATGGCAGCTTGGCAAACTACCTCTCCAGTG ATATTCGTGTTGTGTTGTCATGGTCAACACGGTTAAGCATTGCTCTAGCTACCGCGAAAGGGTTGTTGTCCCTCCATGGTGAAGAGAAGCCACTGATCTCCGTCAAATTTAACGCCTCCAACATCTTACTAGACTCG TATAACAATGTCAAGCTATCAGACCTGTGGTTCGCCAGAAAATACGGGAAAGGTGACGATCCTAACGTGTACACACTCATAACAAGTGGGTACGGCTCTGCGCCGGAGTACGTCATGTCCGGGGACTTCACCAAGAAGAGCGACGTGTACTGTTTCAGAGTGGTGTTACTGGAGATCCTAACCGGGCAGAGGTTGGCCTGGTTGGCCTGTGCTTCAGAACAGAACCTGCGGAACCTACGACCACGTCTGAGAGACCCGCTCAAGCTAGGGAGGGTCATGATGCTTGCATGGTCGCGTATAGGTGCCTTCACGCAAGCCCCGGGAACATGTTGGCTGTTGTGGAGGCGCTTGATTTGCTTGTTGGTGTCACCGTCGCGGACGAGGTCGAAGTTA ACATCCAAGAaggcatattattattattatcaggaCGAGGAAATCTCAGGCGGGAAGTGCAAGGCCAACTGGAAGCTCGTAACCTCGCCGGTGGACCGCGGTGGCCTTGGCATTCCAGACATGGTACGTTTTGCGCGCGCAGTCCGCCTACGGTGGCTCTGGCTCGCATGGAAGCATCCGGACAGGCCATGGGTCGGCACGGGATCGCCGTGCGACGACAAGGACAGAGAACTATTCGCCGCTGAAACTAGAGTTGACATAGGAAATGGAAGGAGGGCCACGTTCTGGAACTGCACCTGGCTCGGCGATCAGCCGCTAAAACTTCAGTTCCCTCTGCTGTTCGCCAACTCATCAAGAAAGAACCGATCGGTGGCTGAAGCGCTCCAGGGCGACAGATGGATCCTTGATCTCCGGAGAAGCAATGCGATGGAGATCATCCCGCAGCTGGTCTCTCTGCGCCGCAGCATCCGCGAGGCCAATCTCACCTTgtgggaagaggtggaggatgagaTCTCCTGGCGGGCGGGAGCTCAGTACAGTGCCAAATCAGCCTACGATGCTCAGTTCGATGGGCAGCCAAGAGGTGCACTACAACAGCTCATCTGGAAGGTATGGGCGCCAGGGAAAATCAAGTTCCTCATGTGGCTGTTGCACCATGACCGGCTCTGGTGCAACGACCGGCTGCAGCGGCGCGGATGGAAGAATGGCTACTTCTGCCAGTTATGCCTCAGAAACTTGGAGAGCTCGGCGCACCTCCTTTGGGACTGCCCCACGTCACAGCTGATTTGGGCCAGGGCAGCAGCATGGAGGGGCTGCGGCGCGCTCAGCCCAGTAACCTGGGACGGGTGCAAGACCACAACGGAGGTTGTCACTGCAATAGTCTCTGCATCATCACCATCCAACAGACGAGCCTCCAAATCCATGCTGGCTCTGGTTGCATGGAACATCTGGCAGGAACGCAACAGCTGCACGTTCAGGAAGAAGGAGGCTTGCGTTGACGATGTGATCAGTGCTTGCAGAAGAGAAATAGATCAATGGAGGCTGGCAGGAGCAAAAGGATTAGAGCCCCCCTTCGGGGATATCACATGA